A region of Antricoccus suffuscus DNA encodes the following proteins:
- a CDS encoding class I SAM-dependent methyltransferase gives MNPSSPDGHYFSPEPSVASDPRVVDVLLDGVDLQLQSDAGVFSHGQLDEATRIFLDGVPSPPAHGNLLDLGCGYGPIALTLATWSPGARVYAIDVNERACDLTRDNARRAKLDNVHVSTPQQTPADVVFDAIYSNPPIRIGKQALHELLATWLQRLAPTGVCYLVVGKHLGADSIAKWLTSQGLRVDRLSSKQSYRVLEVRRTDREQI, from the coding sequence GTGAATCCATCCTCGCCCGACGGGCACTACTTCAGCCCCGAGCCCAGCGTGGCGAGCGACCCTCGCGTGGTCGACGTACTTCTCGACGGAGTCGACTTGCAGTTGCAGTCTGACGCGGGAGTCTTCTCGCACGGACAGCTCGATGAGGCGACCCGGATCTTCCTCGATGGTGTCCCATCTCCTCCGGCGCACGGAAATTTGTTGGACCTGGGTTGTGGTTACGGCCCGATCGCGTTGACGCTGGCGACATGGTCGCCTGGAGCTCGGGTCTACGCCATCGACGTCAACGAACGCGCTTGCGACCTGACCCGCGACAACGCCAGACGCGCGAAGCTCGATAACGTGCACGTGAGTACGCCGCAGCAGACTCCCGCCGATGTCGTGTTCGACGCGATCTACTCCAACCCGCCCATCCGGATCGGCAAGCAGGCACTGCACGAGCTGCTCGCCACCTGGTTGCAGCGTCTCGCTCCGACAGGGGTCTGCTATCTCGTCGTCGGGAAGCATCTCGGCGCCGACTCGATCGCGAAATGGCTTACGTCGCAAGGACTCCGGGTCGACCGGCTGTCATCTAAGCAGAGCTATCGCGTCCTCGAAGTACGCCGCACAGACAGGGAACAGATATGA
- a CDS encoding TrmH family RNA methyltransferase, which produces MSQFRGTDLKRLHRGWKRTYPEPLGLILESVASPWNVGALVRTAAAMGIDHLYLVGDTATPRSPKTQKTALGTDRYLKWTTYDDIAAAIAAARADGYYIVALELASESKPLHTLDLDRPVAILSGHEDRGVTPAALAAADAVGFVPQVGRVGSLNVATATSIAIYEARRQHWAKLSTPPVFGDHGDESAPEV; this is translated from the coding sequence ATGAGCCAGTTTCGCGGCACCGACCTCAAGCGGTTGCACCGCGGGTGGAAACGCACCTACCCCGAACCGCTCGGCCTGATCCTCGAGTCGGTCGCCTCGCCGTGGAACGTCGGAGCGCTTGTCCGTACGGCGGCCGCGATGGGCATCGATCACCTCTATCTCGTGGGCGACACCGCGACCCCGCGCTCGCCGAAGACCCAGAAGACGGCGCTCGGCACCGACCGCTACCTGAAGTGGACGACGTACGACGACATCGCCGCGGCGATCGCGGCCGCTCGGGCCGACGGCTACTACATCGTGGCGCTGGAGTTAGCGAGCGAGTCAAAGCCCTTGCATACTCTCGATCTGGACCGCCCGGTGGCGATCTTGTCCGGACACGAGGATCGCGGTGTGACACCCGCAGCGTTAGCCGCCGCCGATGCAGTCGGGTTCGTCCCGCAGGTCGGTAGGGTCGGCTCGCTCAACGTCGCGACCGCCACGTCGATCGCCATCTATGAGGCCAGACGGCAACACTGGGCCAAGCTCAGCACCCCGCCGGTGTTCGGAGACCACGGCGACGAGTCAGCTCCAGAGGTTTAG
- a CDS encoding dolichyl-phosphate-mannose--protein mannosyltransferase — translation MPEPTQTTPQDDVDGLDVPRLDPPMPRDGLAAWVFTLLIGALALLVRVANLGWPNRLVFDEAYYVPEAHQLLHYGFEENRAYYFIVHPPFGKWNIAVGEWLFGYNSFAWRISGVVVGCAAIVLLSFVVRRMTRSTLCGLFAAILLAADGFSFTISRTGILDIFLQFWTLLGFWFLIVDRDRFRTQLWRACQSGVIGTWGPRVGFRWWRLAAGITFGLSASVKWSGVYFLALFAILCLVWDWGAYRSIGLRRPFVATMRRSLPTAFWDLGIVPVLAYLVTWAGWFAGETAQGRYWAEGRATSYPWIPEALRSLWHMHAEWLNFHTHLTTPHPWDSNPWSWLLTGRPVLMVNDTVTIAGAQHMRTITMIGTPPLWWAFALAGLWMIWWAISRMDWRAIAVLVAIAAGWGAWLIDTERTMFMFYMAPVVPFFIMAVTFVLTDVLGRRTDSVRRRKWGAAAVAVYLGLVVVMFGFFLPVLNGTTLSMSAWDLRMWLNLWS, via the coding sequence GTGCCGGAACCGACCCAGACGACGCCCCAAGACGACGTCGATGGGCTCGACGTACCGCGACTGGATCCGCCGATGCCGCGCGACGGACTGGCGGCGTGGGTATTTACGTTGCTCATCGGCGCGCTTGCGCTTCTGGTCCGAGTGGCGAATCTTGGCTGGCCCAACAGGTTGGTCTTCGACGAGGCTTATTACGTGCCCGAGGCGCACCAGCTGCTGCACTACGGCTTCGAGGAGAACCGCGCCTACTACTTCATCGTCCATCCGCCGTTCGGCAAATGGAACATAGCGGTCGGCGAGTGGCTGTTTGGCTACAACTCTTTTGCCTGGCGGATATCCGGAGTGGTAGTCGGGTGTGCCGCGATCGTGCTGCTGAGCTTCGTCGTACGCCGGATGACCCGATCTACGCTCTGCGGACTATTTGCCGCGATTCTGCTGGCCGCCGACGGGTTCTCGTTCACTATCAGCCGGACCGGGATCCTCGACATCTTCTTGCAGTTCTGGACGTTACTTGGCTTTTGGTTCCTGATCGTGGATCGGGACAGATTCCGCACGCAGTTGTGGCGCGCGTGTCAGAGCGGGGTAATCGGCACCTGGGGCCCGAGGGTGGGATTCCGGTGGTGGCGCCTTGCCGCCGGGATTACGTTCGGGCTGTCCGCGAGCGTGAAATGGAGCGGCGTCTACTTCCTCGCCCTGTTCGCGATCCTGTGCCTGGTCTGGGACTGGGGCGCCTACCGCTCTATCGGGCTGCGCCGGCCCTTCGTCGCGACCATGCGGCGTAGCCTCCCCACCGCGTTTTGGGATCTCGGCATCGTCCCGGTGCTCGCCTACCTCGTGACCTGGGCCGGCTGGTTTGCCGGCGAGACGGCGCAAGGCCGGTACTGGGCAGAAGGCCGCGCGACGTCGTACCCGTGGATCCCGGAGGCATTGCGTTCGCTATGGCACATGCATGCCGAGTGGCTCAACTTCCACACGCACCTGACCACGCCGCATCCGTGGGACTCCAACCCCTGGTCCTGGCTGCTCACCGGCCGCCCGGTACTAATGGTCAACGACACGGTCACTATCGCCGGGGCGCAGCACATGCGCACGATCACGATGATCGGCACACCGCCACTGTGGTGGGCGTTTGCGCTGGCCGGCCTATGGATGATCTGGTGGGCGATCTCTCGGATGGACTGGCGCGCGATCGCAGTCCTAGTAGCGATCGCGGCCGGTTGGGGTGCCTGGTTGATTGACACCGAACGCACGATGTTCATGTTCTACATGGCGCCCGTCGTGCCATTTTTCATCATGGCCGTGACGTTCGTGCTCACCGACGTCCTCGGCCGGCGTACCGACTCAGTACGCCGACGCAAGTGGGGCGCCGCGGCCGTCGCGGTCTACCTCGGGCTCGTAGTGGTCATGTTCGGCTTCTTCCTGCCGGTGCTCAACGGCACCACACTGTCTATGTCCGCCTGGGACCTGCGAATGTGGCTAAACCTCTGGAGCTGA
- the rsmI gene encoding 16S rRNA (cytidine(1402)-2'-O)-methyltransferase, protein MTNGETTSGGPARPAWSPSPGVLVIAGTPLGNAGDATDRLRTAIRSVDLIAAEDTRRFRRLARDLGVELSAPVTSYFDQNEKDRQPELIDALRSGKSVLLVTDAGMPSVSDPGYRLVSAAIDANLAVTCLPGPSSVTVALALSGLPCDRFCFEGFLPRKPGERQRALAPLATERRTMVFFEAPHRLLPMLEAVRDVFGADRRAAVCRELTKTYEEVRRGTLGELAEWAADGVRGEITVVIEGAGDVRREYAADELAALVADEVAKGMSKKDAVVLVATTTGTPKRTVFDAFHALR, encoded by the coding sequence ATGACGAATGGTGAGACGACGTCCGGCGGCCCGGCGCGACCTGCGTGGTCGCCGTCACCTGGGGTGCTCGTCATCGCTGGTACGCCGCTGGGCAACGCCGGCGATGCCACCGATCGGCTGCGCACGGCGATCCGATCGGTCGACCTGATCGCGGCCGAGGACACCAGGCGTTTTCGTCGGCTCGCGCGCGACCTTGGAGTCGAGCTCAGCGCGCCGGTCACGTCGTACTTCGACCAAAACGAGAAGGACCGGCAGCCGGAGCTCATCGACGCATTGCGCAGCGGAAAGAGCGTGTTGCTCGTGACCGACGCCGGTATGCCCTCGGTGTCAGACCCCGGTTACCGGCTGGTGTCGGCGGCGATCGACGCCAACCTCGCGGTCACCTGCCTGCCGGGGCCGTCGTCGGTGACCGTCGCCCTAGCCCTGAGCGGGCTACCGTGCGACCGCTTCTGTTTCGAGGGTTTTCTGCCGCGCAAGCCAGGGGAGCGGCAGCGCGCGCTCGCGCCGCTGGCTACCGAGCGCCGCACGATGGTGTTCTTCGAGGCGCCGCACCGGCTCCTTCCGATGCTTGAGGCCGTCCGCGACGTCTTTGGTGCGGACCGCCGCGCAGCGGTGTGCCGCGAGCTGACCAAGACTTACGAGGAGGTACGCCGCGGCACTCTCGGGGAGCTCGCTGAGTGGGCGGCGGACGGCGTGCGCGGGGAGATCACGGTGGTGATCGAAGGCGCCGGCGACGTACGGCGGGAGTACGCCGCGGATGAGCTGGCCGCGCTGGTCGCGGACGAGGTGGCCAAGGGGATGTCGAAGAAGGACGCGGTCGTGCTGGTTGCGACCACCACGGGTACGCCGAAGCGCACCGTATTCGACGCATTCCACGCGCTCCGGTAA
- a CDS encoding CorA family divalent cation transporter, whose product MRVYRIVAWAAIFAVPTAVAGIYGMNFDFMPELHWKFGYPAVILVIVTICLLLYRGFKRNHWL is encoded by the coding sequence ATGCGTGTTTATCGAATAGTGGCATGGGCGGCGATCTTTGCGGTGCCGACTGCAGTGGCAGGGATATACGGGATGAACTTCGACTTCATGCCGGAACTGCACTGGAAGTTTGGCTATCCCGCGGTCATTCTCGTGATCGTAACGATCTGTTTGCTGCTCTATCGCGGATTCAAGCGCAACCACTGGCTTTAA
- a CDS encoding PKD domain-containing protein, translating into MTYPLTWQPGDVLGRNYVPRPHWMDAGSSTTDIAPWTSGTLGQRDVANGLGTINRLASFTLTRIKLDGLPIESGRQYVLRMLAFVSDPAQTVKVGIVANGGNDTAPVAGYDVTIPPNSGYQWVEVNVTTPDKQWRNSLGTPFTPTAMDLIITATSAVAIGFAMVRLDEPGSPISGRLDGDATDTTDWDFGWTATTNRSASTATALTAYPTASADEAPTAAFIAAATDLTLDVDASASSDPEESTLSYGWDFGDGATGSGVTASHTYAADGAYVVTLTVTDTAGNAAGSTKTAHVSAVTGTDPTPDPEPGSGPITALIAEVVAFMGRTGDAALEALAAEHVPVMAEIVNAYVRGNGPTRTGSGLGEFDFPPDLRAVTMTASARLLNNPAQLESESADGYAARGRFESFSLAEQAILHRYRRRSA; encoded by the coding sequence ATGACCTATCCGCTTACCTGGCAACCCGGCGACGTCCTCGGCCGTAACTACGTGCCGCGCCCCCACTGGATGGACGCGGGCTCGTCGACAACTGACATCGCGCCCTGGACGTCCGGCACACTCGGACAGCGCGACGTCGCAAACGGGCTGGGGACGATTAACCGGCTCGCCAGTTTCACCCTGACCAGGATCAAACTCGACGGGCTACCCATAGAGTCCGGCCGCCAGTACGTACTGCGCATGCTCGCGTTTGTGTCTGACCCGGCGCAGACCGTGAAGGTCGGCATTGTCGCGAATGGTGGCAACGACACCGCGCCCGTCGCGGGCTACGACGTCACGATCCCGCCCAACTCTGGCTATCAGTGGGTCGAAGTCAACGTAACGACGCCTGATAAGCAATGGCGCAACTCGCTAGGCACTCCATTCACGCCGACCGCCATGGATCTCATCATCACCGCGACGTCGGCGGTCGCTATCGGCTTCGCAATGGTCCGCCTCGACGAGCCCGGCTCCCCTATCTCCGGCCGCCTTGACGGCGACGCGACAGATACGACCGACTGGGACTTCGGCTGGACCGCGACGACTAATCGGTCCGCGTCGACCGCTACCGCTCTCACCGCATACCCCACGGCGTCCGCAGACGAGGCGCCTACCGCCGCGTTCATCGCCGCCGCCACCGACCTAACCCTCGACGTCGACGCGTCCGCCTCTAGCGACCCCGAGGAATCGACGCTCTCCTACGGCTGGGACTTCGGCGACGGTGCCACAGGATCCGGCGTGACCGCATCGCATACCTACGCGGCCGACGGCGCCTACGTCGTCACACTCACCGTGACGGACACGGCCGGTAACGCCGCAGGCTCCACGAAGACCGCGCACGTCTCCGCCGTAACCGGCACCGATCCGACGCCCGACCCCGAGCCCGGCTCCGGTCCGATCACCGCGCTTATCGCCGAGGTCGTCGCGTTCATGGGCCGTACCGGCGACGCGGCGCTCGAAGCGCTGGCCGCCGAGCATGTGCCAGTCATGGCCGAGATCGTCAACGCTTACGTTCGCGGCAACGGACCGACGCGCACCGGATCCGGGCTCGGAGAGTTCGACTTCCCGCCAGACCTCCGCGCCGTGACCATGACCGCGTCCGCGCGTCTCCTCAATAACCCGGCGCAACTGGAGAGCGAGAGCGCGGACGGCTACGCCGCACGCGGCCGTTTCGAGTCGTTCTCTCTCGCCGAGCAAGCGATCCTGCACCGCTACCGCCGGAGGTCCGCGTGA
- a CDS encoding phage major capsid protein, whose product MAIYAANVPDSVKPDEYHDLILEGLQTESIAAASGVAVVNTSAATLNIPRITADTTAVWALEGEDLEVGNPALDEIASTPKKVGGVIKVSRELAQDSSPAATKLVGDSLTRSVAVALDKAYFTNSGAQIAKAPKGLPGVTGALTVASDAADLDAFTEAQVKVLGARAQVTAWYMNAATYLRFAGIKQADASNVGLLETQFAINGVPVHVTEDLADDVVYGADTSKALLIIRDRAKVEVSNEAYFSTDEVAVKVTMRADLAFPSPKSIVKITVAPAA is encoded by the coding sequence ATGGCTATCTACGCTGCAAACGTTCCCGACTCGGTCAAGCCTGACGAGTACCACGACCTCATCCTCGAAGGTCTCCAGACCGAGTCCATCGCCGCCGCGTCCGGCGTCGCAGTGGTTAACACCTCGGCCGCGACGCTGAACATTCCGCGCATCACGGCAGATACGACCGCCGTATGGGCGCTGGAAGGCGAAGACCTGGAGGTCGGTAATCCGGCACTCGACGAGATCGCCTCGACGCCCAAAAAGGTCGGTGGAGTCATCAAGGTTTCGCGCGAACTCGCGCAGGACTCCAGCCCGGCCGCGACCAAGCTTGTCGGCGACAGCCTGACCCGCTCGGTCGCCGTTGCGCTCGATAAGGCCTACTTCACCAACAGCGGTGCCCAGATCGCTAAGGCGCCTAAGGGCCTGCCTGGCGTCACTGGTGCTCTCACGGTTGCGAGCGACGCTGCCGACCTGGACGCGTTCACCGAGGCGCAGGTTAAGGTGCTGGGCGCTCGTGCGCAGGTGACCGCCTGGTACATGAACGCGGCTACCTACCTCCGTTTCGCGGGCATCAAGCAGGCGGACGCCTCTAATGTCGGCCTCCTGGAGACCCAGTTCGCCATCAACGGCGTGCCGGTCCACGTGACCGAGGATCTCGCCGACGACGTCGTCTACGGCGCGGACACCTCCAAGGCGCTGCTCATCATCCGCGACCGCGCCAAGGTGGAGGTCTCCAACGAGGCCTACTTCTCGACGGACGAGGTCGCCGTCAAGGTGACCATGCGCGCCGACCTCGCTTTCCCGAGCCCTAAGTCGATCGTCAAGATCACCGTCGCGCCCGCTGCCTAA
- a CDS encoding phage portal protein has product MVNPIDLAATFSDQLDAQASDLAALDQYLEGTQPAAFLSPESRKALGNRLQVLSVNFPRLVVTSIAERLNLEGFRTEDPAVGSELWRVMKRNRMIDGAATAHMEALALGRSFVIVWAGRTPETPLVTVESARQVAVTRDPATGEVVAAAKRWVAGDRAYMTLYERDHITRLISAETITSGTAIPTGGWQVRETLDNPLGVVPVVPFINRGRLLDTLGRSEMSDVMGLADAVNKVTSDMLVTSEFYARPRRWATGLEIMEDDEGNPVNPFTDGPDRVWQSESPETRYGQFDGARLDGYSDSLATLTQQIGALAGLPPHYLGLNGDQPPSADAIRSAEASLVAIARARMRTFGDDWADVARLIYAVRHGVDVDTLEVDTVWSDPETRTPAQSADAAAKLRGVGVALSTVQDISLGWTPEQIEADRVARRSEALDASGVDLAALLP; this is encoded by the coding sequence TTGGTAAATCCAATCGACCTCGCCGCCACATTCTCCGATCAACTCGACGCGCAGGCGTCCGACCTCGCGGCGCTAGACCAGTACCTAGAGGGCACCCAGCCCGCCGCGTTCCTATCGCCCGAGAGCCGTAAGGCACTCGGTAACCGGCTCCAGGTGCTCTCGGTCAACTTCCCCCGCCTGGTCGTAACCTCCATCGCCGAGCGTCTCAACCTAGAAGGCTTCCGTACCGAGGATCCCGCCGTCGGCTCCGAACTCTGGCGCGTCATGAAACGTAACCGGATGATCGACGGCGCGGCGACGGCGCACATGGAGGCGCTCGCCCTCGGCCGATCGTTTGTGATCGTCTGGGCAGGCCGCACGCCAGAGACCCCACTCGTCACCGTCGAGTCCGCGCGGCAGGTCGCCGTGACGCGAGATCCCGCTACCGGCGAGGTCGTCGCGGCCGCTAAGCGTTGGGTCGCAGGCGATCGCGCCTACATGACCCTCTACGAGCGCGACCACATCACCCGCCTTATCTCGGCCGAGACCATCACGTCCGGCACCGCGATTCCAACGGGCGGCTGGCAGGTCCGCGAGACCCTCGACAATCCGCTCGGCGTCGTACCCGTCGTCCCCTTCATCAACCGTGGCCGTCTCCTCGACACGCTCGGTCGCTCCGAGATGTCAGACGTCATGGGACTAGCCGACGCCGTAAACAAGGTCACCTCGGACATGCTCGTCACGTCGGAGTTCTACGCGCGGCCGCGTCGCTGGGCGACCGGCCTAGAGATCATGGAGGACGACGAGGGCAACCCTGTTAACCCCTTCACCGACGGCCCGGACCGCGTCTGGCAGAGCGAGAGCCCGGAGACCCGATACGGCCAGTTCGACGGCGCACGCCTCGACGGCTACTCAGACAGCCTCGCGACTCTCACGCAGCAGATCGGCGCCCTAGCTGGACTTCCGCCGCATTACCTCGGCCTCAACGGCGACCAGCCACCCTCCGCCGACGCTATCCGCAGCGCCGAGGCGTCGCTCGTCGCCATCGCTCGCGCTCGTATGCGCACGTTCGGCGACGATTGGGCCGACGTCGCCCGCCTCATCTACGCGGTACGTCACGGCGTCGACGTGGACACGCTCGAAGTGGACACTGTCTGGTCGGATCCCGAGACCCGCACACCGGCACAGTCCGCCGACGCGGCCGCTAAGTTGCGCGGCGTAGGCGTCGCTTTGTCTACTGTGCAAGACATCTCGCTTGGATGGACACCCGAACAGATCGAAGCCGACCGCGTCGCACGCCGCTCTGAGGCGCTCGACGCGTCCGGCGTAGACCTCGCTGCCCTCCTGCCGTGA